In Xanthomonas sacchari, a genomic segment contains:
- a CDS encoding IS110 family transposase has product MRRYVGIDVSKAELVIHVLPDEQAWTQPNTPQGQRALAQRLAALGCERIVLEASGGYEHAVLQVLREADLPAVRMAADRPRKLAQALGLQAKTDALDARLLAIAAQHIPATPTTVVPEHLQSLRELLDLRATLVGQRDAHRRRLEHITSAKVQRRCREVVALLNQQIQTLTQEIEQQGKTCSSLPKVPGLGTILRAVLAARLPELGTLPPRKLAALVGLAPFNHDSGCWKGQRRIKGGRADVRGVLYMATWASIRAKSPLANTYARLRAAGKPAKVAIVACMHKFLRWLNAIARDQAPYAPPVIAGA; this is encoded by the coding sequence ATGCGGCGCTATGTCGGGATCGATGTATCCAAGGCCGAACTGGTCATTCATGTCCTGCCGGACGAGCAGGCCTGGACCCAACCCAATACGCCACAGGGGCAGCGTGCGCTGGCCCAACGCCTGGCGGCGCTGGGCTGCGAGCGGATCGTGCTGGAAGCCAGTGGCGGCTACGAACATGCCGTGCTGCAGGTACTCCGAGAGGCGGACCTGCCGGCAGTGCGGATGGCCGCCGATCGTCCGCGCAAGCTAGCCCAAGCCTTGGGCCTGCAGGCCAAGACCGACGCCCTGGACGCGCGCCTGCTGGCCATCGCCGCCCAGCACATCCCGGCCACGCCCACGACCGTGGTGCCCGAGCATCTTCAGTCCCTGCGCGAACTGCTGGACCTACGCGCCACCCTGGTGGGCCAGCGCGATGCCCATCGGCGGCGCCTGGAGCACATCACCAGCGCCAAGGTGCAACGCCGCTGCCGAGAGGTGGTCGCCCTGCTGAACCAGCAGATCCAGACATTGACGCAGGAGATCGAGCAGCAGGGCAAGACCTGCTCGAGCTTGCCCAAGGTGCCTGGGCTCGGCACGATCCTGCGCGCGGTCCTGGCCGCGCGGTTGCCAGAGCTGGGCACGCTGCCGCCACGCAAGCTCGCCGCCCTGGTCGGGCTGGCCCCGTTCAATCACGACAGCGGCTGCTGGAAAGGCCAACGTCGCATCAAAGGCGGCCGTGCCGACGTGCGAGGCGTGCTGTACATGGCCACCTGGGCCAGCATCCGCGCCAAATCCCCCTTGGCCAACACCTACGCGCGCTTGCGCGCGGCCGGCAAGCCGGCCAAGGTCGCCATCGTCGCCTGCATGCACAAGTTCCTGCGCTGGCTCAATGCCATCGCGCGCGATCAGGCACCGTACGCCCCTCCGGTTATCGCTGGGGCATGA
- a CDS encoding RidA family protein, whose translation MSHRDVVFPAGRQALYARNRYSPAIRCNGLLFVSGQVGSREDGSPEPEFATQVRRAFDNLNAVLAAAGCTFDDVIDATVFLVDPERNFATAWAIVPEYWGQAPHPTLTGIGVTWLSGFQFEIKVIAKLP comes from the coding sequence ATGTCCCACCGCGATGTCGTCTTTCCCGCCGGCCGCCAGGCGCTGTACGCGCGCAACCGCTACTCGCCGGCGATCCGCTGCAATGGCCTGCTGTTCGTCTCCGGCCAGGTCGGCAGCCGCGAGGACGGTTCGCCCGAGCCGGAGTTCGCCACCCAGGTGCGCCGCGCCTTCGACAACCTCAACGCGGTGCTGGCCGCCGCCGGCTGCACGTTCGACGACGTGATCGACGCGACCGTGTTCCTGGTCGATCCGGAACGCAACTTCGCCACCGCCTGGGCGATCGTGCCCGAGTACTGGGGCCAGGCGCCGCACCCGACGCTGACCGGCATCGGCGTGACCTGGCTGTCCGGTTTCCAGTTCGAGATCAAGGTGATCGCGAAGCTGCCCTGA
- the uvrD gene encoding DNA helicase II: MDVSHLLDDLNPAQREAVSAAPGHYLVLAGAGSGKTRVLTHRIAWLHQVHGVPVHGILAVTFTNKAAGEMRHRADLQLRNGSRGMWIGTFHGLAHRLLRLHWQDAKLPESFQVLDADDQLRLVKRVVQQMELDEGKFPPKQIVWWINQQKDEGRRAQHIQPEPRDEWVTTLRNAYALYQERCDRAGLVDFAELLLRAHELLRDTPALLAHYRARFGEILVDEFQDTNAIQYAFVRVLAGDSGHVFVVGDDDQAIYGWRGAKVENVQRFLTDFPSAQTIRLEQNYRSSANILNAANAVIAHNPDRIGKQLWTDSGDGEPIDLYAAYNEVDEARYVVERVRQWVRDGGSYSEAAVLYRSNAQSRAFEEALIAEQVPYRVYGGMRFFERAEIKDTLAYLRLVANRADDAAFERAVNTPARGIGDRTLDEVRRLARAQSLSLWAAAQQAAQQGGELAARARNALGQFLGLIEQLAAEVAGLPLPEQIDQVLARSTLREHWSKESRGGLDSESRTDNLDELVSVASRFVRADGDEDADEGRQAMTELVAFLAYASLEAGEGQAQAGEEGVQLMTLHSAKGLEFPIVFLAGMEDGLFPSARSLEESGRLEEERRLAYVGITRARHKLVLSYAESRRIHGQDNYNVPSRFLREIPRELLHEVRPKVQVSRSASLGAPRSMGHSVIEAPAIKLGANVQHPKFGGGVVIDYEGSGAHARVQVQFDEAGAKWLVMAYANLTVL; this comes from the coding sequence GTGGATGTCTCCCATTTGCTCGACGATCTGAACCCCGCCCAGCGCGAGGCCGTTTCCGCAGCGCCCGGCCATTACCTGGTCCTGGCCGGCGCCGGCTCCGGCAAGACGCGCGTGCTCACCCATCGCATCGCCTGGTTGCACCAGGTGCATGGCGTGCCGGTGCACGGCATTCTGGCGGTCACCTTCACCAACAAGGCCGCGGGCGAGATGCGCCACCGCGCCGACCTGCAGTTGCGCAACGGCAGCCGCGGCATGTGGATCGGCACCTTCCACGGCCTGGCGCACCGCCTGCTGCGCCTGCACTGGCAGGACGCGAAACTGCCCGAAAGCTTCCAGGTGCTCGACGCCGACGACCAGCTGCGGCTGGTCAAGCGCGTGGTGCAGCAGATGGAGCTGGACGAGGGCAAGTTCCCGCCCAAGCAGATCGTGTGGTGGATCAACCAGCAGAAGGACGAGGGCCGCCGCGCGCAGCACATCCAGCCGGAGCCGCGCGACGAGTGGGTGACCACCCTGCGCAACGCCTACGCGCTGTACCAGGAGCGTTGCGACCGCGCCGGCCTGGTCGACTTCGCCGAACTGCTGCTGCGCGCGCACGAACTGCTGCGCGATACCCCGGCGTTGCTGGCGCACTACCGCGCCCGCTTCGGCGAGATCCTGGTCGACGAATTCCAGGACACCAACGCCATCCAGTACGCGTTCGTGCGCGTGCTCGCCGGCGACAGCGGCCACGTGTTCGTGGTCGGCGACGACGACCAGGCGATCTACGGCTGGCGCGGCGCCAAGGTCGAGAACGTACAGCGCTTCCTCACCGATTTCCCCAGCGCGCAGACCATCCGCCTGGAGCAGAACTACCGCTCCAGCGCCAACATCCTCAACGCCGCCAACGCGGTGATCGCGCACAACCCCGACCGCATCGGCAAGCAGCTGTGGACCGATTCGGGCGACGGCGAGCCGATCGACCTGTATGCCGCCTACAACGAGGTGGACGAAGCGCGCTACGTGGTCGAGCGGGTGCGCCAGTGGGTGCGCGACGGCGGCAGCTACAGCGAGGCGGCGGTGCTCTACCGCAGCAACGCGCAGTCGCGCGCGTTCGAAGAGGCGCTGATCGCCGAACAGGTGCCGTACCGGGTCTACGGCGGCATGCGCTTCTTCGAGCGCGCCGAAATCAAGGACACCCTGGCCTACCTGCGCCTGGTCGCCAACCGCGCCGACGATGCGGCGTTCGAGCGCGCGGTGAACACGCCGGCGCGCGGCATCGGCGACCGCACCCTGGACGAGGTGCGGCGCCTGGCGCGCGCGCAGTCGCTGTCGCTGTGGGCCGCGGCGCAACAGGCCGCGCAGCAGGGCGGCGAACTGGCCGCGCGCGCGCGCAACGCGCTGGGCCAGTTCCTCGGCCTGATCGAGCAGCTGGCCGCGGAAGTGGCCGGGCTGCCGCTGCCCGAACAGATCGACCAGGTGCTGGCGCGCTCCACCCTGCGCGAGCACTGGAGCAAGGAGAGCCGCGGCGGACTGGATTCGGAATCGCGCACCGACAACCTCGACGAACTGGTGTCGGTGGCTTCGCGCTTCGTCCGCGCCGACGGCGACGAGGACGCCGACGAAGGCCGCCAGGCGATGACCGAACTGGTCGCGTTCCTGGCCTACGCCTCGCTGGAGGCCGGCGAAGGCCAGGCCCAGGCCGGCGAGGAGGGCGTGCAGTTGATGACCCTGCACTCGGCCAAGGGCCTGGAATTCCCGATCGTGTTCCTGGCCGGCATGGAAGACGGCCTGTTCCCCAGCGCGCGTTCGCTGGAAGAGAGCGGGCGCCTGGAGGAAGAGCGGCGCCTGGCCTACGTCGGCATCACCCGCGCCCGCCACAAGCTGGTGCTGAGCTACGCCGAGTCGCGGCGCATCCACGGCCAGGACAACTACAACGTGCCCTCGCGCTTCCTGCGCGAGATCCCGCGCGAGTTGCTGCACGAAGTGCGGCCGAAGGTGCAGGTCTCGCGCAGCGCCTCGCTGGGCGCACCGCGCAGCATGGGGCACAGCGTGATCGAGGCGCCGGCGATCAAGCTCGGCGCCAACGTGCAGCACCCCAAGTTCGGCGGCGGCGTGGTCATCGACTACGAAGGCAGCGGCGCCCACGCCCGCGTGCAGGTGCAGTTCGACGAGGCCGGCGCCAAGTGGCTGGTGATGGCGTACGCGAACCTGACGGTGCTATGA
- a CDS encoding FAD/NAD(P)-binding protein translates to MNELVPSEPAEDDCDIAIVGGGAAGVLVALQLLRQAGTALRVQLIESQPALAQGVAYATPCAEHLLNVTGGRMSAFVEAPDDFLDWLQQQALYPQLSRAALAEAYVQRRHYAAYLRARLLQAQAAGPARLQWRQARVLALHPQPTGGQLLQLHDGGRLHAGATVLALGNSLRPLPARGAPSLDAPSRIEAWDYAQLQAIPREATVCIVGSGLSMADSVLTLLANAHRGPVHVVSRHALLPLPHAAHGAPAEFDAQALLAMSLRQRLHALRRHAAVAQAQGRPWQSVMDRVRPLSQALWQSLSVVEQRRFLRHVVRYWDVHRHRIAASVFAQLQAMRRVGQLRLHRARLDTVFPVGACVQVNGMGADGAPLQLDAHCVINATGVELRAQTMRNPLLHQVLGCGHAQPGPHGIGVASAADGALLDADGRATPRIRVLGSLRIGSLWESLAIPELRVQAQQTAQALLALDLPVAAVH, encoded by the coding sequence ATGAATGAGCTTGTGCCCAGCGAACCGGCCGAGGACGACTGCGACATCGCCATCGTCGGCGGCGGCGCGGCCGGCGTGCTGGTCGCGTTGCAACTGCTGCGCCAGGCCGGCACCGCGCTGCGCGTGCAATTGATCGAATCGCAGCCGGCGCTGGCGCAGGGCGTGGCCTATGCGACGCCTTGCGCCGAGCATCTGTTGAACGTGACCGGCGGGCGCATGAGCGCCTTCGTCGAGGCGCCCGACGATTTCCTCGACTGGCTGCAGCAGCAGGCGCTGTATCCGCAGCTGTCGCGCGCGGCGCTGGCCGAGGCCTACGTGCAACGCCGCCATTACGCCGCCTACCTGCGCGCGCGTCTGCTGCAGGCGCAGGCCGCCGGGCCGGCGCGCCTGCAATGGCGCCAGGCGCGCGTGCTGGCGCTGCATCCGCAGCCGACAGGCGGGCAGCTCCTGCAGTTGCACGATGGCGGCCGGCTACATGCCGGCGCCACCGTGCTGGCGCTGGGCAACAGCCTGCGTCCGCTGCCGGCGCGGGGTGCCCCCAGTCTCGACGCGCCGTCGCGGATCGAGGCCTGGGACTACGCGCAGCTGCAAGCGATTCCACGCGAGGCGACGGTGTGCATCGTCGGCTCCGGCCTGAGCATGGCCGACAGCGTGCTGACCCTGCTGGCGAACGCGCACCGCGGCCCGGTGCACGTGGTCTCGCGGCATGCCTTGCTGCCGTTGCCGCACGCCGCGCATGGCGCGCCGGCCGAGTTCGATGCGCAGGCGTTGCTGGCGATGTCGCTGCGCCAGCGTCTGCACGCGCTGCGCCGCCACGCCGCCGTGGCGCAGGCGCAGGGCCGGCCCTGGCAGAGCGTGATGGACCGGGTGCGACCGCTGAGCCAGGCGCTGTGGCAGTCGCTGTCGGTCGTCGAGCAGCGCCGCTTCCTGCGTCACGTGGTGCGCTACTGGGACGTGCACCGGCACCGCATCGCCGCCTCCGTGTTCGCGCAACTGCAGGCGATGCGCCGGGTCGGCCAGTTGCGCCTGCACCGCGCGCGGCTGGACACGGTGTTCCCGGTGGGCGCCTGCGTGCAGGTCAACGGCATGGGCGCCGACGGCGCGCCGCTGCAGCTCGACGCGCACTGCGTGATCAACGCCACCGGCGTCGAGCTGCGCGCGCAGACCATGCGCAATCCGCTGCTGCACCAGGTGCTCGGCTGCGGCCACGCGCAGCCCGGCCCGCACGGCATCGGCGTGGCCAGCGCCGCCGATGGCGCGCTGCTGGATGCCGACGGCCGCGCCACCCCGCGCATCCGCGTGCTCGGCAGCCTGCGCATCGGCAGCCTGTGGGAAAGCCTGGCGATCCCCGAACTGCGGGTGCAGGCGCAGCAGACCGCGCAGGCGCTGCTGGCGTTGGATCTGCCGGTCGCCGCCGTGCATTGA
- the cls gene encoding cardiolipin synthase, translating to MLPVWLEGTWLLALDWLIRLVALLWIPTRTTPGAARSWLLLVGFVPLLGLPLYLLLGHPWLSRERIRRQALASQVIREQQVPLTALRWAPPADTVIAEVVPLVERQGDFMPTHGNSVELLDRYAPSLQALIDDIDAAVERVHLLYYLMFDDAVGDAVSAALLRAAARGVRCRLLLDARGGRRGLRRYRKRLHAAGVEVQALLPGGLRWRRSGRMDLRNHRKIAVIDNRVGYIGSQNLAEPQFVPGHPNRELVARVQGPVVAHLEAVFASDWFIETGQRLSVVAPASIHGGGVATQLLPSGPAYPFENARDTVNALIHLARRRIVMVTPYFVPDEATLSALRIAALSGVDVQLILSESNNQRLTAWAQEAYYDELLRSGVKIALYRPCFLHAKHLSVDEGIALVGSINLDIRSFALNAEIGMLCYSAAVVQRLRAVEADYLADARVLSLQDWRKRPAWRRSREGIARLADALM from the coding sequence ATGCTGCCAGTCTGGTTGGAAGGCACGTGGCTGCTGGCGCTGGACTGGCTGATCCGGCTGGTGGCGCTGTTGTGGATCCCTACCCGCACCACGCCCGGGGCCGCGCGCAGCTGGCTGCTGCTGGTGGGCTTCGTGCCGCTGCTGGGGCTGCCGCTGTACCTGCTGCTCGGCCACCCCTGGCTCTCGCGCGAGCGCATCCGCCGCCAGGCGCTGGCCTCGCAGGTGATCCGCGAGCAGCAGGTGCCGCTGACCGCGCTGCGCTGGGCGCCGCCGGCCGATACCGTGATCGCCGAAGTGGTGCCGCTGGTCGAGCGCCAGGGCGACTTCATGCCGACCCACGGCAACAGCGTCGAGCTGCTCGACCGCTACGCCCCGTCGCTGCAGGCGCTGATCGACGACATCGACGCGGCGGTGGAGCGCGTGCACCTGCTGTACTACCTGATGTTCGACGACGCGGTCGGCGATGCGGTGAGCGCCGCGCTGCTGCGCGCCGCCGCGCGCGGCGTGCGCTGCCGGCTGCTGCTGGATGCGCGCGGCGGCCGTCGCGGCCTGCGCCGCTACCGCAAACGCCTGCACGCGGCCGGGGTCGAGGTGCAGGCGCTGCTGCCGGGCGGGCTGCGCTGGCGCCGCAGCGGCCGCATGGACCTGCGCAACCACCGCAAGATCGCGGTGATCGACAACCGCGTCGGCTACATCGGCTCGCAGAACCTGGCCGAGCCGCAGTTCGTCCCCGGCCATCCCAACCGCGAGCTGGTGGCGCGGGTGCAGGGGCCGGTGGTGGCGCATCTGGAAGCGGTGTTCGCCAGCGACTGGTTCATCGAGACCGGGCAGCGCCTGAGCGTGGTCGCGCCGGCCTCCATCCACGGCGGCGGCGTCGCCACGCAGCTGCTGCCCAGCGGGCCGGCGTACCCGTTCGAGAACGCGCGCGACACGGTCAACGCGCTGATCCATCTGGCGCGGCGGCGCATCGTCATGGTCACCCCGTACTTCGTGCCGGACGAGGCCACGCTCAGCGCGCTGCGCATCGCCGCGCTGTCCGGGGTGGACGTGCAACTGATCCTGTCCGAGAGCAACAACCAGCGGCTCACCGCCTGGGCGCAGGAAGCCTATTACGACGAACTGCTGCGCAGCGGAGTCAAGATCGCGCTGTACCGGCCGTGCTTCCTGCACGCCAAGCACCTGAGCGTGGACGAAGGCATCGCCCTGGTCGGGTCGATCAACCTGGACATCCGCTCGTTCGCGTTGAACGCCGAGATCGGCATGCTGTGCTACAGCGCCGCGGTGGTGCAGCGATTGCGCGCGGTGGAAGCCGACTACCTGGCCGATGCACGGGTGCTGTCGCTGCAGGACTGGCGCAAACGGCCGGCCTGGCGGCGCAGCCGCGAGGGCATCGCGCGCCTGGCCGATGCCCTGATGTGA
- the rpmB gene encoding 50S ribosomal protein L28 — protein MSRVCQVSGKRVQTGNNVSHANNRTRRRFLPNLHERRFWVASENRWVKLKVSAHALRTIDKNGIDVVLAELRARGEKV, from the coding sequence ATGTCCCGCGTATGCCAAGTGTCCGGCAAGCGTGTGCAGACGGGTAACAACGTCTCCCACGCCAACAACAGAACCCGTCGTCGCTTCCTGCCCAACCTGCACGAGCGCCGCTTCTGGGTCGCCAGCGAGAACCGCTGGGTCAAGCTGAAGGTTTCCGCGCACGCGCTGCGCACCATCGACAAGAACGGCATCGACGTCGTTCTGGCTGAGCTGCGTGCGCGCGGCGAAAAGGTCTGA
- a CDS encoding MFS transporter has protein sequence MISRSTSRSTPLPRRGAALAAVCLAALALPLNFSGGAVATPAIGAALGGSALALAWITNAFMLSFGSLLLAAGALADRRGRRRVFLGGLALFVLASLGVAVAGSVVAIDLWRALQGVGAAAALAAGTAALAQLYAGAARTRAFSLLGTTFGTGLAFGPLAAGALSERLGWRAIFFGVAAVAALAWGLAARWLPASRDPAAGPPDRAGALCFSAALALFTAGLIQGPHSGWGSAATLALLGAAAMLLLVFVRIERRHRHPLLELRLFRYRRFVGVQLLPVATCTSYVVLLVLLPLRMIGVDGTPAARAGLTLLALSAPMLLVPSLAAALAQRIAPAWLSAAGLAAAAAGLCWLGARPPAQALPALLVIGAGTALPWGLMDALSVSVVPPERAGMAAGLFGTLRVAGEGIALAGVAALLAALLQVRLAAIAPLLPHAALAETAQRLVAGDLAASTQEGALSAVQLRLAYAAAFGTLTRVLAAITALAAIAICVLLGRTPQDAVEGGP, from the coding sequence ATGATCTCCCGTTCGACCTCCCGCTCCACGCCCCTGCCACGCCGTGGCGCCGCGCTGGCCGCGGTGTGCCTGGCCGCCCTGGCGCTGCCGCTGAACTTCTCCGGCGGCGCCGTCGCCACCCCGGCGATCGGCGCGGCCCTGGGCGGCAGTGCGCTGGCCCTGGCCTGGATCACCAACGCCTTCATGCTCAGCTTCGGCAGCCTGCTGCTGGCCGCCGGCGCGCTCGCCGATCGGCGCGGACGCCGCCGGGTGTTCCTCGGCGGACTGGCGCTGTTCGTCCTGGCGAGCCTGGGCGTGGCCGTGGCCGGCTCGGTCGTGGCGATCGACCTGTGGCGGGCGCTGCAGGGCGTCGGGGCCGCCGCCGCGCTCGCCGCCGGCACCGCGGCGCTGGCGCAGCTGTACGCCGGCGCGGCGCGCACCCGCGCGTTCAGCCTGCTCGGCACCACCTTCGGCACCGGCCTGGCGTTCGGCCCGCTGGCCGCCGGTGCGCTGAGCGAGCGGCTGGGCTGGCGCGCGATCTTCTTCGGCGTGGCCGCGGTCGCGGCGCTGGCGTGGGGACTGGCCGCACGCTGGCTGCCGGCATCGCGCGACCCGGCCGCCGGACCGCCCGACCGCGCCGGCGCGCTGTGCTTCAGCGCGGCGCTGGCGCTGTTCACCGCCGGCCTGATCCAGGGACCGCACAGCGGCTGGGGCAGCGCCGCCACGCTGGCCCTGCTCGGTGCCGCGGCGATGCTGCTGCTGGTCTTCGTGCGGATCGAACGACGCCACCGCCACCCGCTGCTGGAGCTGCGCCTGTTCCGCTACCGGCGCTTCGTCGGCGTGCAATTGCTGCCGGTCGCCACCTGCACCAGCTACGTGGTGCTGCTGGTGCTGCTGCCGCTGCGCATGATCGGCGTGGATGGCACGCCCGCCGCCCGCGCCGGCCTGACCTTGTTGGCGCTGTCGGCGCCGATGCTGCTGGTACCGAGCCTGGCCGCCGCACTGGCGCAGCGCATCGCCCCGGCCTGGCTGTCCGCGGCCGGATTGGCCGCGGCCGCGGCCGGCCTGTGCTGGCTCGGCGCGCGGCCACCGGCGCAGGCGCTGCCGGCGCTGCTGGTGATCGGCGCCGGCACCGCCCTGCCCTGGGGCCTGATGGATGCGCTGTCGGTCAGCGTGGTGCCGCCGGAACGCGCCGGCATGGCCGCCGGCCTGTTCGGCACCTTGCGTGTGGCCGGCGAAGGCATCGCCCTGGCCGGCGTGGCGGCCCTGCTCGCGGCGTTGCTGCAGGTGCGACTGGCCGCGATCGCGCCGCTGCTGCCGCACGCGGCCCTGGCGGAAACCGCGCAGCGGCTGGTCGCCGGCGATCTGGCGGCATCCACGCAGGAGGGCGCACTGTCCGCGGTACAACTGCGCTTGGCCTACGCCGCGGCGTTCGGCACGCTGACCCGGGTGCTGGCGGCGATCACCGCGCTGGCCGCGATCGCGATCTGCGTGCTGCTCGGGCGCACGCCGCAGGACGCGGTGGAGGGGGGCCCCTGA
- a CDS encoding LysR substrate-binding domain-containing protein codes for MDRLTGIVAFVRAAEQRSFVGAGRVLGLSASAVGKSVAALERELGVRLLQRTTRRIALTAEGALFLEHCQRVLADLREAEDALAQTRQAPRGRLRVGLPTIGYRFLVPLLPEFRQRYPEVELDLDFDDRVVDLLEHGLDAVIRSGVQADSRLLARRLGPFRFCLCAAPDYLRRRGVPQTPVELAAHDGLLFRVPGTGKPQDWPLAEPAPLPPAVLTCNNMEAVRAAAIAGMGIACMPAFLARDALADGRLQALLETHMADGGTFFVVWPSRRQLSPKLRVFVDFLAERLFRAA; via the coding sequence ATGGACCGCCTCACCGGCATCGTTGCCTTCGTCCGTGCCGCCGAGCAGCGCAGTTTCGTCGGCGCCGGCCGCGTGCTCGGCCTCTCGGCCTCGGCGGTGGGCAAGAGCGTGGCCGCGCTGGAGCGCGAGCTCGGCGTGCGCCTGCTGCAGCGGACCACCCGGCGCATCGCGCTGACCGCCGAGGGCGCGCTGTTCCTGGAGCATTGCCAGCGCGTGCTGGCCGACCTGCGCGAGGCCGAGGATGCGCTGGCGCAGACCCGGCAGGCACCGCGCGGGCGGCTGCGGGTCGGCTTGCCGACCATCGGCTACCGCTTCCTGGTGCCGCTGTTGCCGGAGTTCCGCCAGCGCTATCCGGAGGTGGAGCTGGACCTGGACTTCGACGACCGCGTGGTCGACCTGCTCGAACACGGCCTGGACGCGGTGATCCGCAGCGGCGTGCAGGCCGACTCGCGGCTGCTGGCGCGGCGCCTGGGGCCGTTCCGTTTCTGCCTGTGCGCCGCGCCGGACTACCTGCGCCGCCGCGGCGTGCCGCAGACCCCGGTGGAACTGGCCGCGCACGATGGCCTGCTGTTCCGCGTTCCCGGCACCGGCAAGCCGCAGGACTGGCCGCTGGCGGAACCGGCGCCGCTGCCGCCGGCAGTGCTCACCTGCAACAACATGGAGGCGGTGCGCGCGGCGGCGATCGCCGGCATGGGCATCGCCTGCATGCCGGCGTTCCTGGCCCGGGACGCGCTGGCCGACGGCCGCCTGCAGGCGCTGCTGGAGACGCACATGGCCGACGGCGGCACGTTCTTCGTGGTGTGGCCGTCGCGCCGGCAACTGTCGCCGAAGCTGCGCGTGTTCGTGGATTTCCTCGCCGAACGGCTGTTCCGCGCCGCGTGA
- the rpmG gene encoding 50S ribosomal protein L33 yields MMAGKRDKVRMISSAGTGHFYTTDKNKKNTPGKMEFLKYDPVVRKHVLYKEGKIK; encoded by the coding sequence ATCATGGCAGGCAAGCGCGATAAGGTCCGTATGATTTCCTCGGCCGGTACCGGCCACTTCTACACCACGGACAAGAACAAGAAGAACACCCCGGGGAAGATGGAATTCCTCAAGTACGATCCGGTCGTGCGCAAGCACGTCCTGTACAAGGAAGGCAAGATCAAGTGA
- a CDS encoding LysR family transcriptional regulator: MDRFEAMRAFARVVETGSFTRAAHTLQLSRTTVTQLVQQLEAHLRLRLLHRTTRRVSVTADGAAYYPRIARLLAELEEVEAGLGSAAAAPRGRLRIDVPGPYARLRLVPALADFHTRYPQIQLDVGVSDREVDVIADQVDCVIRGGVPADPALVARPLASLPLGFHASPAYLHRHGVPEHPRALDGPAHCMVGFLSPRSGRARSFQARRGQEQCQVQGRYQVGFDDGNAYLAAGLAGLGVVVLPSYMAAPHVASGALRPLLQDWQLPPMPMHLMFAPNRHMSQRLRAFIDWAVEVLGPDPA, from the coding sequence ATGGACCGATTCGAGGCGATGCGGGCGTTCGCGCGGGTGGTGGAGACCGGCAGCTTCACCCGCGCCGCGCACACCCTGCAGCTCAGCCGTACCACCGTGACCCAACTGGTGCAGCAGTTGGAGGCGCACCTGCGGCTGCGCCTGCTCCACCGCACCACCCGCCGGGTCAGCGTCACCGCCGACGGCGCCGCCTACTACCCGCGCATCGCGCGCCTGCTGGCCGAGCTGGAAGAGGTCGAGGCCGGCCTGGGCAGCGCCGCGGCGGCGCCGCGCGGACGCCTGCGCATCGACGTGCCAGGGCCGTACGCGCGCCTGCGGCTGGTGCCGGCGTTGGCCGACTTCCACACCCGCTACCCGCAGATCCAGCTCGACGTGGGCGTGAGCGACCGCGAGGTCGACGTGATCGCCGACCAGGTCGACTGCGTGATCCGCGGTGGCGTGCCGGCCGATCCGGCGCTGGTGGCACGGCCGCTGGCCAGCCTGCCGCTGGGGTTCCATGCCAGTCCGGCGTACCTGCATCGGCACGGCGTGCCGGAGCACCCGCGCGCGCTGGACGGGCCGGCGCATTGCATGGTCGGCTTCCTCAGCCCGCGCAGCGGCCGCGCGCGCAGCTTCCAGGCGCGGCGCGGCCAGGAGCAGTGCCAGGTGCAGGGCCGCTACCAGGTCGGCTTCGACGACGGCAACGCCTATCTGGCCGCCGGCCTGGCCGGGTTGGGCGTGGTCGTGCTGCCGTCCTACATGGCCGCGCCGCACGTGGCCAGCGGCGCGCTGCGGCCGCTGCTGCAGGACTGGCAGTTGCCGCCGATGCCGATGCATCTGATGTTCGCGCCCAACCGGCACATGAGCCAGCGGCTGCGTGCCTTCATCGACTGGGCGGTGGAGGTGCTGGGCCCCGACCCCGCCTAG